The sequence below is a genomic window from Phoenix dactylifera cultivar Barhee BC4 chromosome 8, palm_55x_up_171113_PBpolish2nd_filt_p, whole genome shotgun sequence.
TAAAGAGCTAGATGCAAGTCTATTAATCAATTTAATCACATACATAAATCAAGCATGTGTCAGTTCCAAATCTTGGCATCAGAAGTAGTCCAAATACGTAGTATTTAAAATActttacatacatacatacatacatatatacataatatgAACTAATGAGAAAAATACTCTGAGCCAAATGTTACAAACGTTGATTACAACAGCGAGTTACAACTCAATGCTGTCCAGGAGCAGAAATGACATGCCAACCTGATAGAGCTGCTGGGGTGGCGGTTGACTTGGTAGCGGTGGTTGTCCTTGGGAGAAAGAAGATGGAGGATTGCTACCTGACTGAACAATTCAAAAAGTTTATCTCATGAAAAATTCACTTATTAGTAAAATTAAAAGCAAGAAATTGTAATAGCCAGCTTACATGAAACATAGGATGGGACAAGAGCTGTTGATGTGCACTTGATGGTTGAAAACCAAGAGCATGAGGCATCTGTGAATGAAGCTGATGAGATAAAGGCTGCATGGAAGGTGGCCTAGGTTGTTGTGGCCAAGGTGGCTGCAGTGGCTGATTAAATAATCCAGCAGTCTGCAGAGGTTGTTGTGTCTGGCCAGAAACAATAGGCATATGGGATGGAAGTATAGAGTAATGTGGAGGAGCAGGAGGGGGTAGAGTAAGATTATGAATCTGGGAAGATTGTGGAAGTGATAAAGGAGCTTGAGTGTTCAGAAAACTCTTAGTCTGCTGTGCTGAATGTGGGGGATTTGATTGCATGGTCTGCGACTGAAAATTCAATGGAGGAACTGAAGCAGATGGCAATGCAATGGAGGGTTGAGTAGGATGTTGCTGTTTAACAGATACAGAGGATTGAGGTAAACTAGCTTGACCCTGCATTCCAGCTTGTACTGGCAATGATTGAGCAGTTTGAACATTTGGCTGCTGCACCACCTGTGCTGATTGTGGTTGTGACAAAGCCTGCTGGATGGTAGGCATCTGAAGaacaaggatttatattttttaatacagCTTCTAGTTCTACTTTATTATGAAATGATATATTTTAAAGTTAAACAAAAAtgattaccacttgaggaggcTGCACCATTCCCAGCATAATTTGTGCCTGTAATGAATCATTAAGACAATTACATTCAATTTCACATTGT
It includes:
- the LOC103712898 gene encoding cleavage stimulating factor 64-like; translation: MAAKQPPSGDGLASQMAGMSKSQLYEIMRQMKILIDQNQQQAKRILIENPLLTRALFQAQIMLGMVQPPQVMPTIQQALSQPQSAQVVQQPNVQTAQSLPVQAGMQGQASLPQSSVSVKQQHPTQPSIALPSASVPPLNFQSQTMQSNPPHSAQQTKSFLNTQAPLSLPQSSQIHNLTLPPPAPPHYSILPSHMPIVSGQTQQPLQTAGLFNQPLQPPWPQQPRPPSMQPLSHQLHSQMPHALGFQPSSAHQQLLSHPMFHSGSNPPSSFSQGQPPLPSQPPPQQLYQGGPHIGQDYSNQAGTSIQAERGAAWAPSLPEKAASGAQLPGPVPLVSGQTASGAGGQPPCPPPLTPEMEKALLQQVMSLTPEQINLLPPEQRHQVLQLQEMLRQ